The sequence below is a genomic window from Sphingobacterium sp. ML3W.
TGCTTTGTTTCTATAGCTAAAATACCTCCCATTATTATACAATTTGGTTAAAACAGACTCATGCTAGGATTAAACCCTCCCCTGTTTACTGTACACGGATAGGATATCAGCATATGGGGCTGGCGAGATTTGCTAGATCTATTCTTTTTATCGATGAATAGCACTAATAATTTCGGTACGTAGATATAGATGTATTCAACTTGAAACAATTGTATGCAAACTTGTTTAAAAAAGAACAGGAAATCATATTGATTTCCTGTTCTTTTTTAATTCCGTCTTGACCATATGCAAACCAATATGAATCGTTAGGTCAAACTGAATAACATTTATTTCACAACTTCTTCAGAGAACACAACACCCTCATAGCAAGCGTTGTAAATAGACTTCAACTCGTCTAATGTAGGGACGCGAGGATTGAAACCTGTACAAGGATCTATCAGTGCATTATTCGCAATAAAGTCCAAATTTTTCTCCCAAACTTCCTTTGAAATTCCAAATTCTTTGATGGAAGATTTGTTATTCACCTCCGAACGTAATATTTCAATTTCCTGAGCAAGATCTTCGGCAGTTTCTTTACCAATTACTTTGGCCAAATCGGGATAACGGTTGGTTACCTGAGCATTGTAGCGGATTACATTCGGAAGAAAAATTGCATTGGATGCCCCATGAGGAATACCATACAATGCACCTACTTGATGAGATAACGAATGTACAATACCTAACCACGCATTGTTAAATGCTAAGCCAGCCATAAATGATGCATCATGCATATTTTGACGTGCTTTAATATTATTTGGATTTTTCACTACCTCTTTCAGGTTATCAAAAACAAGCTCAAGGCCACCTTTTGAAAGTGCATCTGCATAATTGTTTTCAATATTTGACACATAGGCCTCTACACAATGTGTCAACACATCAAGGCCAGTATTTGACGTTACATGCGCTGGCATTGAAGCACAGATTTCCCCATCTACGATAGCAATGTCTGGCGTAAGCTCGTAAGAAACAATAGGATACTTCACTCCTTTTTCTCTATCGGTGATTACGGCTAACCCTGTGGTCTCCGTCCCCGTACCACTTGTAGAAGGAATAGCAATAAATTTAGCTTTATTTCTTAAAACTGGAACCGTAAAGGGTTTCGTAATGGTATCAAAATCAATATCTGGATACTCATAAAAAACCCACATGATCTTAGCTGCATCAATTGCTGAACAACCACCCAATCCAATGATCCAATCAGGTCCGAAAGCTTGAATCTGTTCAGCTCCTTTTAAACATGTTGTAGATGAAGGATCTTCCTCGACACCTTCGAAGATACTAACTTCTATTCCTGCTTCGGCAAGAAAAGCAACTGCTCTGTCCAATGTTCCACTATTTCTCATCGAGCTACCACCAGTAACAACTACTGCTTTCTTACCCTTTATGTTCTTCAGTTCTTCTAGACTCCCAGCGCCATGGAAAACTTCTCCTGCAATAAATAATTTACTCATTTCTCTGTTATTTTATTACACAAAAGTATGCCTATATACATCTTCGCCGTTATACAAACGAGACTATCCGTTATACATTTGCGACAGTTCCTGCTGAAGTTGAGTTGGTGTTTCTTTTAATTTGGATTTTACAAACTTATTTAATGCCGATGGAGAATTAAAGCCAAGGTCAAAAGCAATCTCTTTATGCGATAGTTCAGAGAACATCAACTGCCTTTTAATCTCCATTAAGATTCTATGATGGATGGATTGGATCGCTGTTTCGCCACAGTGTCTTTTCGTAATTGCATTTAATCGTTTTGGAGTAACCATTAATTGTTCTGCATAATACTGAACAGTTCTGTTCTGTTTATAATGCTGATTCAAAAGTTTTTTAAATCGGATATAAATGGGCTTATCGAGGGTTTCTTTATACAAAATCGGGTGTAAACCGTGTACAGACTCAATTAAGCCGAGCAGAAAAATCTTAATATGGAATCTAGCTTGCTCCTTTTTAACCAGGCTTGGATGCTGATAAATTCCTTGAATGGTTTTAATCGTACCCAAACTTTGTTGAAAATCTTCTACCGAAAGGATAGTACAATTCAATTGTGTAGATAGATTAACATTATAGGTGCTCAACTCATTCTTCAAAATATCGGAACAGAATAATATTTCTTCAAAAAGAATTATTTTCCCCTTTAAATTTTTGCTAAAGTCGGAGACTAAACTTACCTGCTCAGGAAATACAACTGTTATCTTACCTGCTTTAAGCTTATGTATTTTATCTTCAATACGAATCTGCAGACTACCATCTTCCATGACAAGAATACAGAAATGGTCCTTCTTATGGGGTGTTGTATATTGAAGCAAATTTTCTGCAGTAAGATCAAAAACCCGGAAAGATAAATCCTTGTCTTCCTTTTTTTGAATATTCTCTTTTATCTTCAACTTCTTCAAAATACGCTCTTTTGTTTCTTATAGAATTAAAAGGTAAATCTAAAAAAACAAATAACACTTGGACGTAAAAGTTTAACCTCAATATTTGATCGATAAATACGTCAGTTAGTGGTTTAAATTAAAAAAGACATCAACTCCATTAATTAGGAGGCCTTCATCACGGATCATTTACTTTGATTCATACCTGTTTGAGCTCTAAATAACAAAGCATTAATCCTATATTAGATAGGAATTTAAATGCACTATTCAATAATTTTTTAAATACCCCAGCAATATTCTACTTACATAACTTTTATGATTATGCTAACACAAATAAGTCCAAAGTTACCCATGCGCGATAGAGCGGTAACAAAATCCTATTACCAAAAATTATTAGGTTTTCAACTATCTGACGATTACGACCATTACTTGATCATTTACAAAGACAATATTGAAATCCATTTTTTTGAATTCAAAAACCTTAATCTGAAAGAAAATTATGGACAAGTGTATATCAGAACAAATGACATCGAAAGTCTATACAAATCACTCTTAGCTAATGGTGTTTCAATTCACCCCAATGGTCATTTAGCAACAAAACCATGGGGGCAAAAGGAATTTTCCTTACTCGACCCCAACAACAATCTATTGACTTTTGGAGAATCAATTATTTAAAAATTCATACATCAAGGAAAAAATCATCTTTTATGGCTGTGTCTCGAGATTTAGAATATACGTATTTCTAACATTCCAATATAAATTCAACATAGTTATATATGAGCATATTTACACTAACAAAATAATTAAGATAACAATTTTTACTATCATTTATTATTCTCAATGCCAATATTTCTGTCCCAAATACTTCAAATAGCAAGATTTTATTGAAGAATATGCCTCATTAGGAAAGAGGGTGAAATCAACAAGAAAACAGGGTGTATGTATAGGAATAATAAAAGATTATAACAGGGCAGACTAAAGTTGAAGAAGTAAACACTGGTCTAAGTTCGAGGATCGAACTCAGACCAGTATCAATTAATTTTCTTCCTCTTCTTCGTCTTCACCAGCTAATGAGAATTTAACTGATTTTTGCGGATAATCGCGAACACTTAGCTCACTTGTATTCGCAATTAATTTTTTGATGCTAACTTTATCGCCTAATCTAAAATTAGCTTCTGTTAATTTATAATCCAATAAATAAGGACCACAGAAGTAATTACCTTTTGCATCTCTTTCTATTATCCCTCGATAGAGTCCTTTTTTTGTTTCTTTTGGCATGTTATTAATTTTATCTCTCAAAGATACAAAGAGTAAAAGCATTTTAAACCATTATAGCTAAAGATAATGATAAAACAACTGATAATTAGTGCACTACCCTACCTTCTTATTCGTGGTTAGATTTTATAAAACTCTACTATGAGTAGCTTAACGTTTCAAATTAATCAATAAATAAGCGCTTAAGTTTTTCACAAAATTCAGCATAAGACCTACGTCCTAACGGAACCTTCAGGTTTTTCTTCTGCTCCTCTTATTGTTATAACCCTATCTTATTAGCCAGCAACCTGATAGGTATATGATGTAGCTTTTACCGTTGCAGAAAAACCTTTACTACTTCTCCTTGGTATACTTAATAATTTGATTGCCTTTTTTTAATATTAATTTTTCTTGCGTTAATTCTTGAATGGTTAAAGTATCTGAAAATGCACTGGTTTGATGATTACCTATGCTTTTACCTGATAGAATCAACTTATCACCTGTTTTCTCCCACGTTGAATATTCAAGAGTCGCCATGTTAATGGAATTAGCCATACCTCCCTTTTTTAAACTTACCCCTTGCATAGACTCTTCCATCCCTGGAATAGGTTCTACCCAATTCCCTTCGATACTTACAGTATTACAAGCAAACAGTGCTGTTGAAAACAGCAATCCAATTATTCCCTTAAAAACAATGTTACTCTTCATATTTGAAAATTTAGTATGAATCAACTGACAAGATCTCTCCTCTTTCACGATTTGCATGACTTCAAAAACTGAACCAAAAAATAAATTAAATCTTGCTGCAAGATCCGGGAGAAATCGTTCTTTAATAACCCAACTAAATGAATTAGAAAATTG
It includes:
- a CDS encoding iron-containing alcohol dehydrogenase, translating into MSKLFIAGEVFHGAGSLEELKNIKGKKAVVVTGGSSMRNSGTLDRAVAFLAEAGIEVSIFEGVEEDPSSTTCLKGAEQIQAFGPDWIIGLGGCSAIDAAKIMWVFYEYPDIDFDTITKPFTVPVLRNKAKFIAIPSTSGTGTETTGLAVITDREKGVKYPIVSYELTPDIAIVDGEICASMPAHVTSNTGLDVLTHCVEAYVSNIENNYADALSKGGLELVFDNLKEVVKNPNNIKARQNMHDASFMAGLAFNNAWLGIVHSLSHQVGALYGIPHGASNAIFLPNVIRYNAQVTNRYPDLAKVIGKETAEDLAQEIEILRSEVNNKSSIKEFGISKEVWEKNLDFIANNALIDPCTGFNPRVPTLDELKSIYNACYEGVVFSEEVVK
- a CDS encoding AraC family transcriptional regulator, translated to MKKLKIKENIQKKEDKDLSFRVFDLTAENLLQYTTPHKKDHFCILVMEDGSLQIRIEDKIHKLKAGKITVVFPEQVSLVSDFSKNLKGKIILFEEILFCSDILKNELSTYNVNLSTQLNCTILSVEDFQQSLGTIKTIQGIYQHPSLVKKEQARFHIKIFLLGLIESVHGLHPILYKETLDKPIYIRFKKLLNQHYKQNRTVQYYAEQLMVTPKRLNAITKRHCGETAIQSIHHRILMEIKRQLMFSELSHKEIAFDLGFNSPSALNKFVKSKLKETPTQLQQELSQMYNG
- a CDS encoding bleomycin resistance protein encodes the protein MLTQISPKLPMRDRAVTKSYYQKLLGFQLSDDYDHYLIIYKDNIEIHFFEFKNLNLKENYGQVYIRTNDIESLYKSLLANGVSIHPNGHLATKPWGQKEFSLLDPNNNLLTFGESII
- a CDS encoding lipocalin family protein, whose translation is MKSNIVFKGIIGLLFSTALFACNTVSIEGNWVEPIPGMEESMQGVSLKKGGMANSINMATLEYSTWEKTGDKLILSGKSIGNHQTSAFSDTLTIQELTQEKLILKKGNQIIKYTKEK